A genomic segment from Ruegeria sp. TM1040 encodes:
- a CDS encoding HNH endonuclease has protein sequence MDGDFRTEFVREPRALKQHPALVLNADYRPLSYYPLSLWPWQDAVKAAWLDRVAIVAEYDEVVRSPSTEIRIPSVVVLKDFVKPQKRVAFTRFNLFLRDEFRCQYCGAKGDLTFDHVVPRASGGITSWENVVAACSRCNLKKGSKPLHRAGMSLRKPPRRPGAEELRNMGRKFPPGYLHESWMDYLYWDSELEA, from the coding sequence ATGGACGGAGACTTCAGGACAGAATTCGTAAGAGAGCCGCGGGCTCTGAAGCAGCACCCGGCTTTGGTGCTCAATGCGGATTATCGTCCTTTGTCATACTATCCCTTGTCACTCTGGCCATGGCAGGACGCCGTCAAAGCCGCATGGCTCGACCGGGTTGCCATCGTGGCCGAGTATGACGAGGTTGTGCGCAGTCCCAGCACCGAAATCCGAATACCTTCGGTTGTGGTACTGAAAGATTTTGTCAAACCCCAAAAGCGCGTGGCCTTCACGCGCTTTAATTTATTCTTGCGCGACGAATTTCGCTGTCAGTACTGCGGCGCAAAGGGAGACCTTACCTTTGATCATGTGGTGCCGCGCGCCTCTGGGGGGATCACCAGCTGGGAGAACGTGGTCGCGGCCTGCTCGCGTTGCAACCTGAAGAAAGGCTCCAAACCGCTGCACCGTGCGGGCATGTCCCTGCGCAAACCGCCGCGCCGTCCGGGCGCGGAAGAGCTGCGCAATATGGGGCGGAAGTTTCCACCCGGATACCTGCATGAAAGCTGGATGGACTACCTCTATTGGGATAGTGAGCTTGAGGCTTGA
- a CDS encoding ornithine cyclodeaminase, producing the protein MTQPSDKALVPFVSVDNMMRLIHHVGIEDMMRDLADYIEADFKRWELFDKTPRVASHSDVGVIELMPTSDGEAYGFKYVNGHPKNTSEGLQTVTAFGLLADVYTGYPVLLTEMTILTALRTAATSAMVAKHLAPKGADTMAMIGNGAQSEFQTLAMKAIIGLKAVRLYDKDPAATEKCAQNLAGLGVDVTICKTPEEAIEGAQILTTCTADKQYATILTDNMVGSGVHINAIGGDCPGKTELAPGILNRSDVFVEYPPQTRVEGEIQQMPEDFAVTELWEVISGQKPGRTGDRQITLFDSVGFAIEDFSALRYIRDRIKGTDYFIDLDMLADPDDPRDLFGMVQRAKA; encoded by the coding sequence ATGACCCAACCTTCCGATAAGGCCCTTGTTCCTTTTGTCAGCGTAGACAACATGATGCGCCTCATTCATCATGTTGGCATCGAGGATATGATGCGTGATCTGGCCGACTATATCGAGGCCGATTTCAAGCGCTGGGAACTCTTTGACAAGACCCCCCGCGTCGCCAGCCATTCCGATGTCGGCGTGATCGAACTGATGCCGACCTCAGACGGTGAGGCTTATGGGTTCAAATACGTCAACGGCCACCCCAAGAACACCTCTGAGGGGCTGCAGACCGTGACCGCCTTCGGCCTGCTGGCGGATGTCTATACCGGCTATCCGGTGCTGTTGACCGAGATGACCATTCTGACCGCGCTGCGCACCGCTGCGACCTCGGCCATGGTGGCCAAGCACCTCGCTCCCAAAGGTGCCGACACGATGGCGATGATCGGAAATGGCGCACAGTCGGAATTCCAGACGCTGGCGATGAAGGCCATCATCGGCCTCAAGGCCGTGCGCCTTTATGACAAAGACCCGGCGGCGACCGAGAAATGTGCACAGAACCTCGCGGGGCTTGGGGTGGATGTCACCATCTGCAAAACCCCCGAAGAGGCGATCGAGGGCGCCCAGATCCTCACCACCTGCACCGCCGACAAGCAATATGCCACGATCCTCACCGACAACATGGTCGGCAGCGGTGTGCATATCAACGCGATTGGCGGCGACTGCCCCGGCAAAACCGAGCTTGCGCCCGGGATCCTCAACCGGTCGGACGTGTTTGTGGAATACCCGCCGCAAACCCGCGTCGAGGGTGAGATCCAGCAGATGCCCGAGGATTTTGCCGTGACCGAACTGTGGGAAGTGATCTCAGGCCAGAAACCGGGGCGCACCGGTGATCGTCAAATCACGCTCTTTGATAGCGTCGGCTTTGCCATCGAGGATTTCTCCGCCCTGCGCTACATTCGCGACCGGATCAAAGGGACGGACTACTTCATCGATCTCGATATGCTGGCGGACCCGGATGATCCGCGCGATCTCTTTGGCATGGTGCAGCGCGCCAAGGCCTGA
- the ctlX gene encoding citrulline utilization hydrolase CtlX — protein sequence MSTLQAPAAVVMVRPHHFTSNPETRGDNAFQAQADTNADTISARAIAEFDSAVAALRDAGVTVHVFEDTSRDTPDSVFPNNWFSTHAGGHVAVYPMFAPNRRRERRWDVIEMLKREYRVQDVIDYSGLEQDSLSLEGTGAMVLDHIGRIAYTVKSNRADPVLLERFCTHFNYEPMVFEACDDQGRDVYHTNVLMGIGTDYALICLDMIRDTTRRAEVRQRLEESGRSVIDLSAAQIQNFLGNTFELTGHRRVLALSARAAQALTPDQRAVIERSAELLPLSIPTLETAGGSVRCMLAGIHLSPRQRTMQ from the coding sequence ATGAGCACGCTTCAAGCTCCGGCAGCTGTGGTTATGGTGCGCCCGCATCATTTTACCTCAAACCCGGAAACGCGAGGGGACAACGCCTTTCAGGCGCAGGCCGATACCAATGCCGACACCATCAGCGCACGCGCGATCGCGGAATTCGACAGCGCGGTCGCCGCGCTGCGCGACGCTGGCGTAACGGTTCATGTGTTCGAGGACACCAGCCGCGACACCCCCGATTCCGTCTTTCCCAACAACTGGTTCTCCACCCATGCCGGTGGTCATGTGGCGGTCTATCCGATGTTTGCACCCAACCGTCGCCGGGAGCGACGCTGGGACGTGATCGAGATGCTGAAGCGGGAGTATCGCGTTCAGGACGTGATCGACTATTCCGGCCTGGAACAGGACTCTCTGTCGCTCGAAGGCACCGGCGCCATGGTGCTCGATCATATCGGGCGCATTGCCTATACGGTAAAGTCAAACCGCGCGGATCCGGTGCTGCTGGAGCGGTTCTGCACCCATTTCAACTATGAACCGATGGTCTTCGAGGCCTGCGACGATCAGGGGCGTGACGTGTATCACACCAATGTCCTGATGGGTATCGGTACCGACTATGCGCTGATCTGTCTGGATATGATCCGCGATACCACCCGCCGCGCTGAAGTCAGGCAGCGGCTCGAAGAAAGCGGGCGCAGCGTCATCGACCTGTCTGCCGCGCAGATCCAGAACTTTCTCGGCAACACCTTCGAACTCACTGGGCACCGGCGCGTGCTGGCGCTCTCTGCCCGCGCGGCACAGGCGCTGACCCCGGACCAGCGGGCGGTGATCGAACGCTCGGCAGAATTGCTGCCGCTCTCCATTCCCACACTTGAAACGGCCGGTGGGTCGGTGCGTTGCATGCTCGCCGGCATTCACCTCAGCCCCCGTCAAAGGACCATGCAATGA
- the rocF gene encoding arginase — MSSRHCILVGAPVDSGKRRTGCLMGPDAYRTAGLAQALESLGHTVEDIGNVTPAPHAPDDGTGKLHEPNLTRAWTESLSEAAEAAMARGMPIFLGGDHALALGTVHGVANHAATVGRPLFVLWLDAHSDFHSLESTETGNLHGCPVRYFTNQARFDNFPPVPNPVPPENVCMIGLRSVDTPEREAMEQVGIHRHDMRDIDENGIARPLSAFLEKVAAQNGMLHVSLDVDFLDPSVAPAVGTTVPGGATVREGHLVCEILHDSGLMTSMDLVELNPFLDERGRTAHLMVDLCASAMGRRVFDRPTRSYNT, encoded by the coding sequence ATGTCGTCTCGTCACTGTATTCTCGTTGGCGCACCCGTTGACAGCGGCAAGCGCCGCACGGGCTGTCTGATGGGCCCTGATGCCTACCGTACTGCCGGTCTCGCGCAGGCGCTCGAGAGCCTCGGCCATACGGTTGAGGACATCGGCAACGTGACCCCTGCCCCGCATGCCCCCGACGATGGCACCGGCAAACTCCACGAGCCAAATTTAACGCGAGCCTGGACCGAAAGCCTGTCTGAAGCGGCCGAGGCGGCCATGGCGCGGGGCATGCCCATTTTCTTGGGCGGCGATCACGCCCTTGCCCTGGGCACCGTGCACGGGGTCGCAAACCACGCCGCCACCGTGGGACGACCGCTGTTTGTCCTCTGGCTCGACGCGCATAGTGACTTTCACTCGCTCGAAAGCACGGAAACAGGCAATCTTCATGGCTGCCCGGTGCGCTATTTCACCAATCAGGCCCGGTTCGACAATTTCCCGCCCGTGCCCAACCCGGTGCCGCCGGAAAACGTCTGCATGATCGGCCTGCGGTCGGTGGATACTCCCGAACGCGAAGCGATGGAGCAGGTCGGCATTCATCGCCACGACATGCGCGACATTGACGAAAATGGCATTGCCCGGCCGCTGTCGGCCTTCCTTGAAAAGGTCGCCGCGCAGAACGGCATGCTGCATGTGTCTCTGGATGTGGATTTCCTCGACCCCTCCGTTGCGCCTGCCGTGGGCACCACGGTTCCCGGCGGCGCCACCGTGCGCGAAGGCCATCTGGTCTGCGAAATCTTGCACGATAGCGGCTTGATGACCTCGATGGACTTGGTGGAACTCAACCCCTTCCTCGACGAGCGTGGCCGTACAGCACATCTGATGGTGGATCTCTGTGCCTCTGCCATGGGGCGGCGCGTCTTTGACCGACCGACCCGGAGCTACAACACATGA